The Tenrec ecaudatus isolate mTenEca1 chromosome 4, mTenEca1.hap1, whole genome shotgun sequence region aacGTTGGTGACTTCAACTCACCGGctactcctgaggagaaagacgtGGAGATTTGCTCCTGAAAGGacatcgtctcagaaaccctatggagctgtTCTCTCTGTGCCAGCATTACTAGgcattggaatcgactccatggcggcggactctggtcctgtgccatatgCAGCAATACCCTCTAGTCGTTAGAGGCCAGCAGCACTCATGGACAGTCAAATGTCTCCAGACATTGCAAATGTCCCCTGGGGTACAAAACTGCTGCTCCTGACCCTGCGCTCCTTATGGAGAACCACTGGCCAGCACTACTTCCTTtgaggttgttttttttcctcttagaatgttggctgtgatccacaaatGAGTCATAACATACCATGTGgcaaaccactgttctaaagtaaGGACAGCAAGCTCAAATGTCTAATGTGTCAGGCAGGTAGATGTCAGAACAAAGGCAATGTTAGGAGGCATCCTCCTATGTGGCAGTCGTTGGTTAGTGATAAGAGGATGTGTCGGGGACCACTGTAAACTGAAGAGCGCAAGTCCCCAGAAGTTCCTATgagggtcagagtagaaccgctccatagggtttctgagaggacGTCCTGACAGGAGATCACCACGTCTTTTTCCTCAGGAGTAGCCGGTGAGTTGaaatcaccaaccttgtggttagcaaccaaatCCTTAACCCACACTGCCGTACTCACATTGCTCGTTGCCAGGAAGTTGATCCCTACTCCGGGAAAgcctataggaccgagtagaattgcccctgcccTAGAGGAAAACGGAGAAGCCAGAAAACTTGGATTTTAAACACTCACAACCAATTCTAAAAAATTCTTAAACCTTGTGTGAGCTCGACAAATCTGTCAGATGTGTTTTTCCCAAGGGCCACCGCCGTTCCCAAGCTCTGATTGAAAGTCAAAGAGCAGGAAACCTCTCTGTGGGTCACAGCACCCCCAACCTAGCAGTTTCCCTCCGGTCTGGAACTCACCAGTAATGACTTCAGTAAGGTCCATATCACGAGCCTTTCGGAGCAATCGCACCAGGGCAGGAACACCATCACAGTTTTTTATGGCGATCTTGTTGTCTTGGTCCCGTCCAAAAGAGATATTCTTGAGTGCTCCACAGGCTCCCAGGTGCACTTCTTTTTTGGGATGGTCTAACAACCCCACCAGCACTGGGATGCCCTTGAGCTTCCGCACATCGGTCTTCACCTTGTCATTACGGTAGCACAGGTGCTGCAGGTAGGCAGCTGCATTGGACTTGACAGCATCCAGGCGGAAACCCAACATGGCGATCACCTCCGGCAGCTCTGGCTGCCTCCAACTGGAAGGGGGGGCCCCTCCCTTGCGCAGGCTATCCAGGCTTGCCAAACTTCCGCGTTCATGCTGGGCCAAAGGAGCCCAATAGTACTGGTCTGGTGGCACCTCCTCGCCAATCATGTCTTCATAACTCCTGCAAGATTtgagaacaaaaataaaacagctgTTCTTGCTTCCCAGTAAGCATTCCCTGCACCCCTGTCTTTGAGGTAGACGTAGCCCCAGCTCCATTACACGGATCTGGTCTCCCTTTCACATGAGGGATGAGGCAGAAATAATGAAGGTCATTATTTTAAAGGCATGTGCATTTAGACTCAAGCCCTCATTCTTTTTCCATGGCAAATATCTGTTAGGAAAGGTACAAGCATTCAGAGGTTAATCAGAAAGAAGAGGCAAAGCCCGACTAGTCATACTTGAATGATACCTGCCAGCTATCGCCTTCTCTGGACGGAGATTCGAATTAATCTTCAGACAGCAGAGTTAACCAAAGTAACCAACTCAAAGTCTCAGAAGGAAGCACACAAAGCCTGAGAACTACAAGCCCTTAGCTAAACAGGAAATGAGGCATCGACACCAGGAAACAGCTGGAGGAGTAAGACCCTTAAGCACACTTGCTATTCAGGCTTCTCTCCACCCTAAATTTGGAAATTGTACACAGGCTGTAAGTGAAAACAGTAATGGGCTTCTTGCTACATCCTCTGCGGGCCCGGCTGTGAGGCCAGCACATTCATCTTTATCGCCCACCCGTCACCACCACTACTCGGTGGGCACAACGTCCATCCTCCAAAGTCCAAAGGCGCTCTTCCTCCAAGTCTGTCCAAATGAAGGGGGCTGACCAGGATCACACTTGCTCAACCCAAgtaacagaaacacacacaaagcAACTGAAGGTAAAAGAGTCAAACtgaatgagccccaataaaatgatttttttaaaaaagagtcaaACTGGAGACTAACTCCCTCCTGTTTCAGTACAACCAACCACCACTAGAGGGGAGCCCATCACACTATTATTTATTCATAGCCACTAGGAAGGAAGAAACCCATTATGTGTGAGCTCACCTCACTTGCTCCCCGCTCGCTTGCTCGGGGctcccacaggagaaaggggaaTCTATTGTATGGAACTCCCCAAATAAGCCGATTGTTTGCTTCACAAAACCACTCCCACTGCCACCAAAGCCTGCAAGGTTAGCCTGGGCAGCTGCCTCACAGGTAACAAACAGCAGCCACCCAAGTGATCCTGATGATGAAATCACTTTGCAAAAATCACcaaaatgactttaaaatatcATCACAACTAAatgaaaaagttaaaaaatatatatgaacagGTTATACTGCCAAAATGTTTTAAGTAGGCTACTAAGCAGGGTAATATTCTATTTTAGAGAAAGAAGAAAGTGGAAGCATATTTATATACATTAAAAAACTGGAAGGAtatacaaaaaaaatcttacaagtGGTTCTCTGCCAATGGCTGGTACTCTTCCTGGGATTTTCATATACTGTGTTAGATGTGTTTTACTGCTACTATTATATTAATAGCAGTTGCAAAAACAATGATCATAACCAAGATTACGGTCACTCAAGAGAATGTACCTGGTGTTTCCTTCTTTTACAGGCAATGGCTCAGGacattctttcctttgtttttcaAACAGCGAGGCTGAGCCAGAAAGATTAAATGACTGGCTTAAGGCTACAGAGCTAGTGGGAGAGGCACAATTAGAACCAAGGTCAAGCAGTCCAGTTGCTTTTCCACTACCACCCTGCTTTACTGTTTCAGGCTGACCTTTACTCCTCTCCTAGGCCCGGAACAGGAAGCAACTAATGTTCTTGCTAGACAAGCAGGTTTCCAAGTCCAGGCCTACTCTGGAAGACACCCAAGGCCCCGGCCCCCAAACCCTCTCCTCTCCTTATGCCAAGACCCACAGCTACGCACAACCAAGAATGCCTTGgcctcccgccccaccccaccccaccctgcaccccccccccactctgggTTCAACCACTCTCGAGTCATGAGTAAGTCAGACGGACAGACTTGTACTACAGCCAACTCCCTCAGTGGCAGTTGCTATCTCCGCACAGCTCTGGGTTGCACCAGCTGAGGCCTGGTGTCCCTCCAGGAATAAAAGGTGAGTCACCAAAAGACATCTGAAAGGTGAGTGACTCAAGTTAGGTAATGGGGCCTGTGCCCATGCTAGCTCACTGTTAACTAAAGCTGGCTGGTGTCATAGGAAAATCAGCACCAAGGCATGTGCTTTAGGAGGTGATGACCCCATACAGCAAAATGCAACACAGCTGCTTCGGCGCCCTCACCACCAGACAACCATAATTCTCTTTGCCTGGGAACACTGTCTTTCGTTTACTCAAAAGCGGGGGCCAGCGATCTGCAAGCCAAacccattttttgtttttgtacagCCCCAGAACTAaggttttttatatttttaaaagttacaaGCCCAAACAAACAGAACATATGAAAGAAATGATAGCTATATGGTCCGTAAGTCAGAGTTCTTCTCACTCTAAAGCATTCTCTTGGGCAAACCCTCTTCCAGTCCAAACATTAATCATCCACCATTTTTCCTATCCCCAGACACTTCCAGAAGACAAGTAGTAAAGTCAGTGTAGACAGTTGCTTAGTGAGCTTTCAGAGGATCACTGATGCACCACCCTCTAAGGTGCATCTAAGAATGCTACTTGAAGTTCACCTTATAACTAAATGTAATACCCTAAACACACTTTGTAGGGCCAAGGTTGGTTTTTAGCGTTGGAATTTAAACCACGTGGACTTTCATAGACTCCTTACTATCTATTCTGACCCCGAACACTGTAGCTCTCAGCTATGTTCTTAAGAGCAAATCAGAAGCTAGAGAAACCCCAGAACAACTTAAGTGTGTATTCCATAATACCGATCAGAAGGCTCACTTACTGTCCCCTATCACCAAAAGGGTGAGAAGCCAGAAATAAGCAAAAACCCTTGGCATGGACACAGGTCATATACCAATCACCATCACACCTGATATTCTGTAAGTCAAATATATGACtttcataataaattttaaaagggcAATTTATGACAAGTCAATATTAAGTCAAGCCAGAAAAAGAACTGGGCagacttcttaaaaaaaaaaaaaagacagtaatAAATGTCTCTGATCCCAAAAAGCTCTCTGAAGTAGAAgtaccccctccttccctgtcctGCCATGTTCTTGCCTACCTGAGGCGTCGGCGAGGGTCGGACGGTGTCCCGGTCCGACGGGCAGTGCCATAGTCAGACATCATGCCATAATCCAGGTCTTCATAACCCATGCTGCGCTGGTCATCCTCGAGCCCATAAGGCTCTGGGTGAAAGCGATGCAGATCCACACTGCTCCCACCCCCTCGAACCTGGGGCTGGGGCCCATAGACATCTTGCCTACTAGGCGCCCGGTAGCCCTCCATGCTGGGCCTATAGCGTTCATCAATGCGGGTCACCCGAGACAGGCTGCCGTAGTTGTCACCGGCGCCTGGATAGCCGTCTTCATAGTGGCGGCCATATCCATCGGGAGGGTAGTGGAAGTTCCTGGGCAGGGTGGCAGTGCCTGCCTGCCCCACGTAGGGACCTGGCCCCCCATTGCCATTCTTGCGGAAGTCGCGGCCCAGAGTCTGGATGTAGTTGTTTGAAACTGAGGCGGCATCCACAGGCAGCCCATCTGGTCCCACAGGGACTGGCTGCACTGTTCGAGTTGTCACAGTCTTCACCACTTTCTTGACCTTCaaataaaaaacaagacaaagaaaacacaCTAATGAAGGAAGTGAGTGATCTGACCCAAAATTCTAAGACCACTCGAAGAATCTGACCCTTACCTCCAGCTCCCTTTCCCTGTTGGTGCCTGGAATGTGGTGCCTAGTTTTCTTTCCAACTTACAAGAGATCTCCAAAGCCCCACAGGAAAGCTACAGCAAACCTTGAAATACCTTCTCTCTCCCGACTCCTTCAGTTTGCCccatttctcttctcttctccatcTCCGGGATATCGTTTACTTTATGTCTTTCTCCAAGAGTGTCCTGCATCGGCCCTGATTAAGCGCTTAACCTCCTCTAATAGCGAGAGTGGGAGCCCTCTTAGGCCCGCCCGGACTTCCGTCGTCTTTGCTTACTGTGGTCTCAGTGCGGCGAGTGGTCCCATCATCCGAGGTCTCCACAGAGACAACAGACATGGCTCCCTCGGGGTCCTCCTCTGTGTACGTCTCCACTATCTGCCCAGGCTCCTGCATTCTGGGGATGGTACTGTACAGAAGGTGACTGTGGTCCTATGGggggagaaaacaaaagattacCACTATAAAAGCACTATAgaaagggtcttcaaaaagttcgtggaaagagtacaattgaaagataatggaatcttcccaaacccaaactttttgaagcccctagtATATTAATGAGTGCTTTTCAATGAGAAGCACTTCTGGGGGCAGGGATTCCTCAGGCACTCCGCTACAGGTCCCAGGTAGCTCCATCTTTTGAACTTTACTGAAGGGCAGCAAAATAACGTCCCAATTCCGGTCATTAGCAAACCATAGCCACATCAACACCCAAGTAACAGAGGCAGCAGATGTAACTTCCCTGTTCTACAGGACGCTGATCTGTGCTGACTGCAGCCGCAGCTCCAGCGGAATGCCCCTTCAAATGAGTTAGCTACTcgatgaaagaactttccaaataaaCCAGGAAACCTCAATAAAAACAACTAACTTTGTTACTCTTCAGACACCACCTAGGGCTTGAGACCAGGCAGGCTTTAGGTAGACTCGTTTGCCAAAGAGAAGGCAAATCCTGACTAGAATAGAGGGGAATGCAGGAAATGAGGACTCAAACAGGAGAGGGGCACTGGGTGAGGAGGGGAGCCCTGGAGGGTGGAGCACAGAGGTTAGCATtttaaaccaccagatgctcagaGCGGGgagttgaggctttctagtccccagaaagaaacccaccagggcagttctaccctggcccacAGGACTGACTCAAAGACAGCGAGTTTGGTGTATGGTTTGGAGTGGGTGATTACGATCAGTCACTAGGGATCATTCCCAAACAGAGCTACACATATACTCTGGAGAACGTCTGATTTATTTTCCTAATCGAAAGAAACTCATGCTACTGGGTCATCCTGATGTGCCCTACGCTTTTATGGGACACTAATGTATCTCACTGACTaaggaagtttttaaaaaaagaatgaagtaacCCAAACCTTAGGCCAAAACAATTACCTGGGGTCCGTTGAGCTTCAGATCTGAAAATTTCTGTCTCTCAAGGTCAGCATCGCCCACAAACCGGCCGTTCTGAAACATAGCCCAAAAGAAGACAATTCATTTTGTGGCCTTCTTTTGCTTTATCAAACATAAATGATCTTTTTTTCCACACAGGAAAAGGGCTTTCAAGAAGATGTGTGGCCTGGAGCCCTTGGGTCAGTACTCAAAAAAGAACCACATCACTCCTTAGTCTTAGTACTTTCATCAAAATTGGAATCaggcctggacctctggcagaCTGGGTCTCTTCAAAGTAAGCTCCATTGAAGGCAGGCAGAGGGTCTTGTAGGGGAGGGGGTGTCCACTTGTTCACTGGTATATCCCCGGTGCTTTTGAACAATACCAGGTACTCAAAACTACTTGATGAGTAAATGTCAGAGATTCAGATAAATTTCCCAACATCTTTTTTGCAAAGCAGTAAAATATATGGAAAGTTGGAAGGATTAGGTTGGGGTTTTCCAAAAGCCGTCTTTATGCTACGCCATGCATCTTCATGTTCTATTACCACTGGAAACCCCCATTACAGGAagctttttaaagaaaacaagagaTATGAGTCTCCCAGTCCAAGTATTTAGATGACAGCCAGTGCCCTAAGTCCCTCTCAAGCATGCACACCCTCGACATAATCTTCGTCAAGTCCAAGTGCCACAGGCACTCTAAAATACCTGTGCATTTTCCCGTTTCAAGCAGCAAGAAATAACCTCATGACGTatcatgtaaaaatatatttgcctgctcctttctcaaaaagaatgGAGTGAGATCCAGTCAGTCACCTTGGgagactctccacccacccctATTACATAGGGAATGTTATGCTACAGGGAGAGGAAATTAAACATTACTTTCAGGAAGAAGGAAGGGTGTGGTATCAGTAACATGGCTGAGCAGAAGTTAAAAATAAAGAGCAAGTGAGAGACAGAGACCAGGCACTAAATCCTGAGTTCCCAACCCCCTCCTCAGCTTGCACCTCTCATCCCTAACCCTCTACTCTAATTCCTACAAATATCCCAGGAGCATTGTAATACATCAGCCCTCTTCAAATGCCCGACCATCCTCCCCATTGGAAATCTTTCCTCTTACTCACAATTACAAGGCTCTTCAGTATAAGGAAACTTCTCTTCTACTTTAAAATATAAGTAATTAAGTAATCAATGAAAAGGACTACCGGGGGCAAAAGCACTGTTCTGGAGCCCATACAGAGATCTCTTAAAAATGCAGCCTACCAGGCAATGTCTACTACACATgcgcacatgcatacacacacagagacagtcaAAGATAGACAAAACCTCAGACAGATTACATCACAATGAAGCTGGATGAGAGACATAGGAAACACATGATActtcttgtttctttttcttttttcttctttatactTCTCATTTCTACCACCAATTTTCCCAAGTCACATCCCAGAGTCAACTAACCTCAGAGACCACTGGCTCCTGTGGTTATTTGGGTGAAACAGCAGCATGATGCTCTCTCTCCAAATCTAACCAACAGAATTAACGACAGTGACCTTCCTCTTAGACAAGATTTACACAGCCAACCAAAACGAGCACACGAGGACAATATGGAAGAATATACCACCTATGGACCGTGCCCCAATTCTGAGCACAAACTGTTCCCTGAAGCAGAGTGAACTGGGATGCCTTGCTTCCTTAACCACAAAGCAGGCATTGATTCTCCTGAATTTTTAATActaagaaaaatcaaagaaaacagaAGTAACTTGAGCTCCAAACAACATAATCTACCATTACTAGAATTGCATCTCAATACAGAAACCCTACTCCAGCAAAACAGGAATTTAGATGGAAGCGTAAAGGTAAGTCCACCCAATTCCACACAGAGCCATATTCCCTATCTCTTGGTATTTATTACCcaccacaaaacccaaaccaaatgcagTGTcaatgagtcaattatgactcacagtgaccatacagTCTCTGAgcccataaatctttatgagtgcagacagccttgtctttctcctgaggggcggctggtggggttgaacggcAAATAAAGTCAGCAGTACCTTCAGCACTCCTTTTATACTCCCCAAGAAGGTCCAACCCCTctgggggcatttctaccctgcctagaaggttgctgtgagtcacactcaactcgatggcagattTAGTTTTTAGGAAGGGTCATCACGAAGCATGACCACTGGTTAGCTACCAAGGGTAGCCTCCCATGAAGGATCTCTGTGACCCTGCCAAAGTCCTACCTGCGGGTCTGATGGAAAGAGGGGTTACCTGATGCCGGCGGGTGAGGGTGCCGTTGGCCATGAGTGGGTTGGCATCTTGTGGTGAGACCCGGACGCGTTCCAGTTGCGCCGAGACGTGGCGCCGTTCCTCCTCCAGCGCCCGGGTCAGCTTCTCAAACTGGGCCTCTTGCTCCTTCACAGAGGCCAAGATGCTGGCGGTCGACTCCACCTCTGAGTCGTCCATGATGGTAAGGGGCGGAGCCGCCGCAAGGCAGGGTAAAAGGGAAGGTGGATCACAGAGGGAGGAGGAATGAGGGAGACAGGGCCCCTCACTTCACACTAATGGGAGAGGgtaagaaagaggagagaaaaggtCACAGGTCAGAGAAGACAGATGAATTATTAATCCCAGAGCCAAAGATGCCCACTCATGGTTCTGCTGCAGTGCAGAAAGCAAGCCACCACCAAGCCCGCGAGCCCATCACCAGTGTCTGCTTAAGCAGGATCTTTTCCCCATTACCCTCCTCAATATCCCACCAGAAATAATTACGGGAAAGCATAACTAGAGCTAAGTACCTACACTGTTGGGGATGAAGGGATGTGTGGCTAAGGGTTATAGTCATGACAGGAGATAAGCACTAGATTCTTTTTCCCTGAGAAATTTTGCTGGCACCAACTGCAATGAAAAGTACAAGTCCGTGGTGCAGACAAGCACTCACTGCCTTGCAGTGGCAAGTACTTCTAAAGATAAGGAAGCAGGACAGGGTTGGCCTACCTCCTCCCAAATCTGAATAATGGTGGTAAAAtacactaaattaaaaaaaatacaataaatTCATATGCTAGCTTGAAAGGCAAATAAGAACTGGAACTGTAAAGCCATTCCACCAATAAGTATGAAGACAAAATTAAGATTATGTTTCAATTTAAAAGTTCCAATATTTAATACATTTAAGAGGGTCTTTTCTACCTTTCAAAAACCATGCAACAATACTGAAAACAAATCATATGCTTTGACTATAACAATAAGACATGAGAAAACGCCCTTCTTTCTGGGCCCTTCATCTCTCTGGGTAGTAGGAAAAGGGAGCCTTAGGCGCAAAAACTCTTAAATTGTCCCCCAAAGTATTTAACAGGAACATCAAATCTTTTTCCGACCATAAtttgccctggtggcactatgggtTAAGCTTTGGCTGTTTAACCACAAGgctagtagttcaaatccaccaactgtctCCAGGGAGGCGGATAAGGCTTTCTCTGTTCCCTTGAAGTCTTATGTCTCATAATCCTATTCGGTACAATAGAGCTGCTtgttctgaatcaaggtcaacagcCAAGTACCTGAAGTATTCACACGTGCTACTTCTATAATAAATGACAGTTACACAGAAATGAAGCATTCAGTGTATTGACATATAGGCAGCAAGTTGGCTAATAAATGAAGGGGCATCGGAGTCACACTGTCAGCCTTCACTGGGTTTCTCTCTTGTAGCCATGAGAACTACGGGCAGTTCTAAATAAACTGTGTTGACAGGCAGATTCTGGGATAAACCCTCTCCTATTCACCATGCCCTCCCATCAGTCACTAAAGAAAAAAGGCACTTAATATAGATTTTCTTATTCTCAATAAACATATTTCCATACACACCTGTTAAGAGATGGTCGCAATTGATTGGTTTAACAGagaccagcccagtctagattcaAAAAGTCATAGGAGAAGCATCCCAGCCACCACAGCAAGGAGGAAGGAGAGAGCTGCAGAAATatttggaggaaaaaatgagaatgagaggaaaataaaatatacCCAATGCATAAAAATAAAAGGAGCAAGGGGAGGAATTGAGAGGAAGACATTCTGAGATTGAAAGGGAGTGATTTAAACTACAACTTGGAATTGCTTAATGTGACAAATATCCTTTGGACTTTGCAGTTTCAACTACCTGGGACTTGAATACAATGTTCACAAAAGTCCAATTCTTCCATTCTGTCAGAATTCCTCCAGCACCAGGAGCAGAATTAATATGGATAAAAACCTACTTACTCCCGCTGTCCAGCAACCAAATGGTGGGGTGGGGAACTTGCTGTTGGAATGCCCTTCCCCCTCCTACCCACCCCTAAGGCAGAAACCTCAGAGCCTAGTCCCAGCATGCCCACAAAGACATTGAGAAACCAGTGCAATAGCAGCAGTGGGGAAGACATGTGGGGACTAGCCTaggctgagccttctgcttcagcTCCCTTTCCCACGCTCCCCAGAGCCCCACCAAGCACAAATGTGCTCTAGAGTGCACGCAGCATTTAGAAAGCAAGAGTACCCAGAAGAAACTGATGAGCAGGCGGCGCCCAATAAACTCCTGTGTGGAAAACACCTGCCTAATTCTACATCACTACAACTCTAACAGTGGACACAAGTCCTGAACCCAAGAATGGGGTGGTCTTCTGTAAGACGTCCAACCATGGCTTCCACAATCACTTCTCAACTCCTCTTCTTCCTTTCAGTCCAACACCCTTTGCACCTTCCTGATATTCCCACCCTGTAGTCTGACAGGCTCCTCAACACTCTTTATAATAAGCACCCTTTATAAATACTGTTGCTCCCCTTTCACTCCATTTCTTCATTGTAAGCACTGCCCCTATGCACAATGCAACCTCTATGTACAATGATCACAACAAGAGGACGCTAATCTAAGCTCTAGGGACTGCATTTCACTCTGGCAGCCTCCGTTCTATCCATGCTAGTAAAAGCCCACAGCGTCCTCACCGTGGGCCGTTCCAGGATCATCCTCTGCTGCAGAGAGAAACCAGCCACCTTTGCCGCACAACTTTCACTCCCATAAAGGGCctagaagagggagaagagaaactaCCCAGGTCGCGGGTCAGGAAGCAATATCTGGAAAGGCATTAGCTTCTCCCCACTTCACAGCTTTAGAGCCGACcatttgcttctaaggaggaaaAGCTCACATTCCCAAGTCTAAACACATGGGGATTTAATCTGTTCTTTCTGAGGCGGCGTGGGTTAGAATAAAACTCAGAAGATTGGTCCCAGTCCTGGCTGTACCACTAGCCAACAGTGGTGAGAAGCCTCTGCTATGTTCTCACGTGCAAGATGCCAATACCACAAGCAGCCCGGCCTACAGCACTGTGAGGATCAGGTGAGATCACGTATGTTATACAAACGTGAGGTATTAAGTTGTTTCAAGAGTGAGTTTCTCTCTTCCAATTACATTACCTAATAATAGTAAGTAATGCCTCAGTGCAGAGCTATTTTGTGAACTCGTACAAGAAACTAACTGGATCAAGAGCATAGATGGGTCCTAAGGGGTGCATAAGCTGGCTGCCCTACTCCAGCTCTCTTTCCTAGGAGGTCTCACCTAAACCAGTGTTTCTGGGACACAGAGTGCTACCCTAGTGCCCAGTAGTGGTTTCAGCATCAAATCTCTGCTACAGTACTCCAATGCTTACTTGAGATCTTAGTAATCTGTTACCAAGAGAAAGGAACGGGGACACCAAACAATGACTGAATGCGTTACATTTGTTACTCTGGCAAGCCTGACAAAAACCCCATGGAAGTATGTTTTATTGTAAATAGGAAAGTAAATTTCCCGAGGTCTCGCAGCTACCAGCACATTTTGAATCGACACCCAGGTCTACGCCATTCCAAAGTTTATGCTCTTTCCTGTGGTTAGATCCAAACAACAGAAGCCCCTCTTCTTCTCTATAATCCCTGGCAGTTGTCTTCTCAACCatcacaggataaatggagaGCGGGTATACTTTTTCTTGAGGCTAAAGGGTTATTCATAACATCTAGATATTAGATATTCTATTTAGATGTAAGTAGAAgaatatttgggaagacaagaaagtaTAAGTGGAGGAATACCAAGAGTTAGGCAAGCTTCAGTGAATTATCTCACAACTCAAAGCCGACGATTCCTCTCCATGCAGCAAGTACCATAAAAAGATGACACTACAGACCAGTCTGTAAGCCATTGATTAACTGTCTTATGAGTCCGGGTCAACACCTTTCCAGGTTTGCAacttaaaacttttaaaatggcTTATAGGTGCTCTTAACCaaaaagagaacacacacacacacacacacacacacacacacacacacacaaaggaatttCCAACGTGAGAGGGGGACACATTCAATCaatcctgctttaaaaaaaaaaaatcaatcctgTTATTTCTCCACAACTAAAGTGTCTGAGAATAACTGAATTTATTCTTAACAAGCCATCGGTTCTGTGAGTGGACCCCACGTACTCTAGGAAGAGCTTTCCTGCTAGTACCCAGAACCTGCAAGAAGGGAACTCAGTCAAGCAATGACAGCAGGAAAAGCTCAGCCTCTTCTGTAAAA contains the following coding sequences:
- the CTNND1 gene encoding catenin delta-1 isoform X3, whose protein sequence is MDDSEVESTASILASVKEQEAQFEKLTRALEEERRHVSAQLERVRVSPQDANPLMANGTLTRRHQNGRFVGDADLERQKFSDLKLNGPQDHSHLLYSTIPRMQEPGQIVETYTEEDPEGAMSVVSVETSDDGTTRRTETTVKKVVKTVTTRTVQPVPVGPDGLPVDAASVSNNYIQTLGRDFRKNGNGGPGPYVGQAGTATLPRNFHYPPDGYGRHYEDGYPGAGDNYGSLSRVTRIDERYRPSMEGYRAPSRQDVYGPQPQVRGGGSSVDLHRFHPEPYGLEDDQRSMGYEDLDYGMMSDYGTARRTGTPSDPRRRLRSYEDMIGEEVPPDQYYWAPLAQHERGSLASLDSLRKGGAPPSSWRQPELPEVIAMLGFRLDAVKSNAAAYLQHLCYRNDKVKTDVRKLKGIPVLVGLLDHPKKEVHLGACGALKNISFGRDQDNKIAIKNCDGVPALVRLLRKARDMDLTEVITGTLWNLSSHDSIKMEIVDHALHALTDEVIIPHSGWEREPSEDRKPRHIEWESVLTNTAGCLRNVSSERSEARRKLRECDGLVDALIFIVQAEIGQKDSDSKLVENCVCLLRNLSYQVHREIPQAERYQEAPPTIANNTGPHAASCFGAKKGKGKKPTEDPANDTVDFPKRSSPARGYELLFQPEVVRIYISLLKESKTPAILEASAGAIQNLCAGRWTYGRYIRSALRQEKALSAIADLLTSEHERVVKAASGALRNLAVDARNKELIGKHAIPNLVNNLPGGQQSASRNFSEDTVVSILNTINEVIVENLEAAKKLRETQGIEKLVLINKSGTRSEKEVRAAALVLQTIWAYKELRKPLEKEGWKKTDFQVNLNSASRSQSSHSYDDSTLPLIDRNQKSDKKPDREEIQMSNMGSNAKLLDNNYSTLNERGDHNRTLDRSGDLGDMEPLKGAPLMQKI